In Mucilaginibacter sp. KACC 22063, the genomic stretch GTCGGGCAAAAAATCCTCTAACGGTAAGGTATTATTTGAAGTTTGTAAGAAGCATAACCCCAATACCTATTTCATTTCGTCAGTAGAAGAATTGCATCCGGAAATGTTTAGCCCTAACGATACTGTAGGCATTGCAGGGGCAACATCAACACCAATGTGGCTAATGCAAAACGTTAAAGATGCTTTAGAAAAGTATTAGCGGCTAGTCTCCCCCCTAAATAAATAAAATTTACGCTGCAATTTACTGTCTTTTAATTGGTATGAGTGATATAAATTATCAGGTAAGGCCTTCATCATTTAAATCATCAGGGGTAATCGTTGCAATTATTGTGATCGGCTGTTGGATGGTATCTACTATATTGCTAATGCGCTGGCATTTTAGCTGGTCTAATCCACTGGTATATCTGTGTATATTATTGCAGATGCACTTGTATACCGGGTTATTTATCACTGCGCATGATGCCATGCATGGCACGGTATCACCAAATCCAGCCGTAAACAAAGCTATAGGTTATATTACTACATTTCTTTATGCAGCGTTCTGGTATCCTAAACTGTTAAAAAAGCATCACATGCACCACAGGCATGTACATACTGCCGATGACCCGGATTATCATGAAGGTAAATTCTGGT encodes the following:
- a CDS encoding fatty acid desaturase codes for the protein MSDINYQVRPSSFKSSGVIVAIIVIGCWMVSTILLMRWHFSWSNPLVYLCILLQMHLYTGLFITAHDAMHGTVSPNPAVNKAIGYITTFLYAAFWYPKLLKKHHMHHRHVHTADDPDYHEGKFWSWYIRFIRNYLSIWQVVFMAALFNVLKIWVPQQNLLLFWVAPSLLSTLQLFYFGTYQPHKGEHDNLHQSRTQSKNHLAAFFSCYFFGYHYEHHASPGTPWWRLWRMK